In one Tripterygium wilfordii isolate XIE 37 chromosome 22, ASM1340144v1, whole genome shotgun sequence genomic region, the following are encoded:
- the LOC119991046 gene encoding uncharacterized protein LOC119991046 isoform X2 yields the protein MNPPCPPFECAHMWGPSLVFCLKDSSLHSSLRQPAFDLMQTIIVSDASALITSVLNCHTTSIIDRTTPDEWNDDEEASGLAFASGLEEKEYSCWSEFSEQSKMTSSEYKGWMCIPMLWVDVLVEINPSVFPLSFSKAVFWARSKLTMVEPETSGEMALAVRNWLSSSATEISFSFGWKVPTGADDGGGGRESKNPIEVSTMCFPLVRVFNRLTAHFVVQMAQVELRKQWTWDARMSESLILSLVDPNDNMRQFGKCILEQFSKSRGLASGLKFLCSSRSSLSATFLGLRHALKVAQLDSVLSKFHILQHFFFVLRKLISEGDSTIPDFSEEVPDTSSDCYITKFSSQGGFLKQPLFESQTAQGNVNMSTIDLKSQEKFCHLLSEIAWPSIRKCLVEGKVFMNYSLCQMTCVRLLEILPVTLERLGYPFLVKRSGSSGMVDNVFNLAWLHDLMDWGKSSLKVVIVYWKRTVTSILNFLKRSCNDTSALTVRVIENIISCETFNIDDLAEQVSRLCVSLSKEVSCDVGKATLDQGNLSSDVLSFLRKSPVSKVQPIYVEERNAQMPLSMPMTNRTDKCNVVVLSDDEVEPQISSDDVHLPCGESSPDLLVAKQLVSSVDKSISPADPGENISSTATQKDLLEAIQKRYSADRFDLAVAKRGFDQSNEKPLASLKSRAADEKIKEINSNRNVLDCHFSQSRIDLRKASDESVNLKSVHHISPETSALVLKELVRDSDDDPWDSALNSARHRQTSLAKSSASGSKRQVIQLRSPAENRSAHLHRLGAGAKRFKALRLDDWYRPILEINYFATVGLTSACQDENHTAGRLKEVPVCFKSPEQYLNIFRPLVLEEFKAQLHSSFLEMSSWEEIYYGCLSVISVERVDDFHLVRFAHDDDNSSASRSFFENDLVLLTKEPLESTSHDFHMVGKVERRERDGKRRLSILLIRFYFLNGSSRLNQSRRNLLERSKWHACRIMNITPQLREFQALTAIKDIPMFPVILKPVNNSRCSAAENEFALGKLSQPLQQKLKSSFNDTQLLAISVAIGSCNLNEEFELSLIQGPPGTGKTRTIMAIVSALLASPLQGSNTKDSLNGNSKINNNSRASSRTHVSQSVAIARAWQDAAFARQLSEDTQSNAKSTESSVRRRVLICAQSNAAVDELVSRISNGGLYGSDGKVYKPYLVRVGNPKTIHPNSLPFFIDTLVDHHLAEKQLSDAKNDLGAKSSTALRTNLEKLVDQIRFFEAKRANLRDANSELKNTLEDESQKGVDVKEMTDAELEVKLRKLYEQKKQTYKDLSAVQAREKKSNEETKALRHKLRKSILREAEIVVTTLSGCGGDLYGTCSESISSFKSGNPSEQTLFDAVVIDEAAQALEPATLIPLQLLKSNRTKCIMVGDPKQLPATVLSNVASKYLYQCSMFERLQKAGHPVTMLTKQYRMHPEICRFPSFHFYDSKLLNGDQMSSKSAPFHETMGLGPYVFYDIIDGRELRGKNSGAFSLYNEHEADAVVETLRYFRKRYPSEFIGGQIGIITPYKCQLSLLRSRFSGAFGSSEIANMEFNTVDGFQGREVDILMLSTVRASDSHSTATGIGSSSIGFVSDVRRMNVALTRAKLSLWIFGNAETLEANQNWGALVKNARDRNLLISVKKPYESMFRSPSEGDHPRPLKHVKKIVEGSHPAKGKDRELKAAVERNVKYDGFVAQHKRPVPEDDDRVLLRREELPGSHKRSRDKHEFAVKKDPFIPANGEDEMSKIIRPAKLGEHDTDGEGKGKERSDEKFTLGNTHVCKSKGERENSRSKLCRKGVDDHRKLNMLKGPKKSFEHDRSKKKLEVSTAIVEGSLKEGKAHDGDKAPDKQGSKEGFIAKRKQQREAVDAILYSALIPSKSVGSSKPLPTKRPRSPASSGTAGIEPPKTEKVKQESSTSALHDQTRRHRSRKDKSTNNFR from the exons ATGAATCCACCATGCCCTCCTTTTGAATGTGCACATATGTG GGGCCCTTCTCTTGTTTTCTGTCTGAAGGATTCTTCACTTCACAGTTCTTTGCGACAACCCGCCTTTGATCTCATGCAAACGATTATTGTTTCTGATGCCAGTGCTTTGATAACTTCAGTCTTGAATTGCCATACAACTTCAATTATTGACAGAACCACTCCTGATGAGTGGAATGATGACGAGGAAGCTAGCGGGCTTGCATTTGCTTCGGGTCTTGAAGAGAAGGAATACAGTTGTTGGAGTGAATTTAGTGAACAAAGTAAAATGACTTCTTCGGAGTACAAGGGGTGGATGTGCATTCCTATGCTATGGGTTGATGTTTTAGTTGAAATTAATCCTTCAGTCTTTCCGTTGTCATTTTCGAAGGCTGTTTTTTGGGCTCGATCTAAGTTAACTATGGTTGAACCTGAAACTAGTGGGGAAATGGCTCTTGCAGTTAGAAATTGGCTTTCATCTTCAGCTACAGAAATTTCCTTTTCATTTGGTTGGAAGGTTCCAACTGGTGCAGacgatggtggtggtgggaggGAGTCCAAAAATCCAATAGAAGTATCAACAATGTGCTTTCCTCTTGTAAGAGTTTTCAACAG ATTAACTGCACATTTTGTGGTTCAAATGGCGCAAGTAGAACTCAGAAAGCAGTGGACTTGGGATGCAAGGATGAGCGAGAGCTTGATTCTTTCCCTTGTTGATCCTAATGAT AACATGAGGCAATTTGGCAAATGCATTTTGGAGCAATTTTCCAAGAGTAGAGGTCTTGCTTCCGGTTTGAAGTTTCTATGCTCTTCCAGATCTTCGTTGTCTGCAACCTTTCTGGGCTTGAGACATGCATTGAAAGTG GCCCAACTGGATTCAGTGCTATCGAAATTTCACATACTGCaacatttcttctttgttctgCGCAAACTAATCAGTGAAGGGGATTCAACCATTCCAGATTTTTCAGAAGAGGTTCCAGATACCTCTTCTGATTGCTACATCACGAAATTTTCTTCCCAAGGTGGATTCCTGAAGCAGCCACTCTTTGAATCCCAGACTGCACAAGGGAATGTAAATATGTCAACTATTGACTTAAAATCACAGGAGAAGTTTTGTCACTTGCTATCGGAAATTGCATGGCCTTCAATTCGGAAGTGCCTAGTGGAAGGGAAGGTGTTCATGAACTACTCTCTTTGTCAG ATGACTTGTGTTCGCTTGCTGGAGATCCTCCCTGTCACTTTAGAAAGACTTGGCTACCCTTTTTTGGTTAAACGGTCTGGGAGTTCTGGGATGGTGGATAATGTATTTAACCTCGCCTGGCTGCATGATCTCATGGACTGGGGAAAGTCATCACTTAAAGTTGTCATTGTGTATTGGAAACGAACAGTAACTTCGATTCTGAATTTTCTCAAGAGATCATGCAATGATACTTCAGCACTGACAGTGAGGGTCATTGAAAATATTATTTCATGTG AAACTTTTAACATCGATGATTTGGCGGAACAAGTTTCGCGCCTCTGTGTTTCACTATCAAAAGAAGTTTCTTGTGATGTTGGAAAGGCTACATTGGACCAAGGAAATTTATCTTCTGACGTTCTGTCCTTTTTGAGAAAAAGCCCAGTCTCAAAGGTGCAACCCATCTATGTGGAAGAAAGAAATGCACAAATGCCATTATCAATGCCGATGACTAACAGAACAGATAAATGTAATGTGGTGGTTCTTTCAGATGATGAAGTAGAACCACAAATTTCATCCGATGATGTCCATTTACCTTGTGGTGAGTCTAGTCCTGATTTGTTGGTTGCTAAGCAGTTGGTCTCTTCTGTTGACAAAAGCATTTCACCAGCTGACCCTGGAGAGAATATTTCTTCAACTGCGACTCAAAAAGATCTGTTGGAGGCCATTCAGAAAAGATATTCTGCAGATAGATTTGATCTTGCTGTTGCAAAGCGGGGTTTTGATCAGTCGAACGAAAAACCTCTGGCTTCTCTCAAATCAAGAGCTGCGGatgaaaagataaaagaaataaaCTCGAACCGCAATGTACTTGATTGTCATTTTTCCCAGTCCAGAATTGATCTGAGGAAGGCATCCGATGAATCTGTCAATTTGAAAAGTGTGCATCATATCAGTCCAGAAACAAGTGCTCTAGTATTGAAAGAGTTGGTACGTGATTCTGATGATGATCCTTGGGACTCAGCTCTTAATTCTGCAAGACATCGACAGACTTCTCTTGCAAAGTCAAGTGCTTCTGGCTCTAAGCGTCAAGTTATTCAACTCAGATCACCTGCTGAAAACAGATCTGCTCATTTACATAGGCTGGGTGCTGGAGCTAAAAGGTTCAAGGCACTGAGGCTTGATGACTGGTATAGACCAATTCtggaaataaattattttgcaACAGTAGGATTGACATCTGCTTGTCAAGATGAGAATCATACTGCTGGGAGATTGAAGGAGGTTCCAGTGTGCTTTAAATCGCCTGAGCAATATCTGAACATTTTCCGACCATTGGTCTTGGAGGAGTTCAAAGCACAGTTACATAGCTCCTTTCTGGAGATGTCTTCATGGGAGGAAATATATTATGGCTGTCTATCTGTAATATCAGTTGAGAGAGTTGATGACTTCCATCTTGTTCGGTTTGCACATGATGATGACAATTCTTCAGCATCCAGAAGCTTTTTTGAAAATGACCTTGTTTTGTTAACGAAGGAGCCTCTGGAGAGTACTTCCCATGATTTTCACATGGTTGGAAAG GTGGAGAGGCGCGAGAGAGATGGCAAAAGAAGGTTAAGTATACTTCTCATCAGGTTCTATTTTCTAAATGGTTCTTCACGCTTAAATCAAAGCAGGAGGAACCTTTTGGAACGTAGCAAATGGCACGCATGTCGCATTATGAACATTACGCCCCAACTTCGAGAATTCCAGGCACTAACAGCGATCAAAGATATCCCCATGTTTCCAGTTATTTTAAAACCTGTCAATAATTCCCGTTGTTCTGCGGCAGAAAATGAATTTGCTCTGGGCAAACTTTCCCAGCCCTTGCAGCAAAAACTGAAGTCGTCCTTTAATGACACTCAACTTCTAGCTATTAGTGTAGCCATTGGATCGTGTAATTTAAATGAAGAGTTTGAATTGTCTCTCATTCAGGGCCCTCCTG GGACGGGCAAGACACGGACCATCATGGCCATCGTTAGTGCTTTGCTTGCTTCCCCTCTACAGGGCAGTAACACAAAAGATTCATTGAATggaaattcaaaaattaataataattcgcGTGCTAGTTCCAGGACACATGTTAGCCAGTCTGTTGCAATTGCAAGGGCATGGCAGGATGCAGCCTTTGCAAGACAACTGAGTGAGGATACTCAAAGTAATGCTAAATCAACAGAAAGTTCTGTCAGACGAAGGGTCCTCATTTGTGCTCAATCAAATGCTGCAGTTGATGAGTTGGTATCAAGAATATCGAATGGAGGCCTTTATGGCAGTGATGGTAAGGTGTACAAGCCATATCTCGTAAGGGTTGGAAATCCTAAAACAATTCATCCAAATTCGCTACCCTTCTTTATAGATACCCTTGTTGATCATCATTTAGCAGAAAAGCAATTGAGTGATGCTAAGAATGATTTGGGTGCAAAATCTTCTACAGCCCTACGTACCAATCTAGAAAAGTTAGTCgaccaaattaggtttttcGAAGCCAAGCGTGCTAACTTGAGGGATGCAAATTCAGAGCTGAAAAATACATTGGAAGATGAAAGTCAGAAAGGGGTTGATGTAAAGGAAATGACCGATGCTGAATTAGAGGTGAAGCTACGAAAATTATATGAACAAAAAAAGCAAACATATAAAGATCTTAGTGCTGTTCAGGCACGTGAGAAGAAGTCAAATGAAGAAACCAAAGCACTGAGGCATAAGCTGCGGAAGTCTATATTAAGGGAAGCAGAAATTGTGGTGACTACACTTAGTGGCTGTGGTGGAGATCTTTATGGGACGTGTTCTGAATCTATTTCAAGTTTTAAGTCTGGCAATCCATCTGAGCAGACTCTGTTTGATGCTGTTGTGATTGATGAAGCAGCTCAA GCTCTGGAACCTGCGACTTTAATTCCACTTCAACTTTTGAAGTCAAATAGGACAAAGTGTATTATG GTTGGTGATCCAAAGCAGCTTCCTGCAACAGTTCTCTCTAATGTCGCAAGCAAATATCTTTACCAGTGCAGCATGTTTGAGCGTTTACAAAAGGCTGGTCATCCTGTTACAATGCTCACCAAACAG TATCGGATGCACCCAGAGATATGTCGGTTTCCTTCTTTCCATTTTTACGATAGTAAGTTGTTGAATGGGGATCAGATGTCAAGCAAATCTGCACCATTCCACGAGACCATGGGTCTTGGGCCTTATGTGTTCTATGACATTATTGATGGCCGGGAGCTCCGCGGTAAAAATTCTGGTGCATTTTCCCTTTACAATGAGCATGAGGCTGATGCTGTGGTTGAAACACTTAGGTATTTCAGGAAAAG GTACCCTTCGGAATTTATTGGTGGGCAAATTGGCATCATAACGCCATACAAGTGCCAGCTTTCGCTTCTGCGTTCTCGTTTTTCTGGTGCATTTGGATCCTCAGAGATAGCGAATATGGAGTTCAATACTGTGGATGGTTTTCAAGGACGGGAGGTTGATATATTGATGCTCTCCACAGTTAGAGCATCAGATTCACACTCTACTGCCACTGGGATTGGTTCTAGCAGTATTGGGTTTGTTTCTGATGTAAGGCGGATGAATGTTGCTCTGACAAGAGCAAAGCTCTCCCTTTGGATTTTCGGGAATGCAGAGACCTTGGAGGCAAACCAGAACTGGGGAGCTCTTGTGAAGAATGCTAGAGACAGGAATTTGCTTATATCAGTGAAAAAACCATATGAGTCAATGTTCAGAAGTCCTTCAGAAGGTGATCATCCAAGACCGCTGAAGCATGTCAAAAAGATTGTAGAAGGTAGCCATCCTGCCAAAGGAAAAGATCGTGAGCTGAAGGCTGCAGTGGAAAGGAATGTAAAGTACGATGGCTTTGTAGCTCAGCATAAAAGACCAGTACCTGAGGATGATGACAGGGTTTTATTAAGAAGGGAAGAATTGCCTGGTAGCCACAAACGTTCCAGAGATAAACATGAATTTGCAGTGAAGAAGGATCCTTTTATACCTGCAAATGGTGAGGATGAAATGTCAAAGATTATAAGGCCAGCCAAGCTGGGAGAACATGATACTGATGGTGAAGGTAAAGGCAAAGAGAGAAGTGATGAGAAGTTCACATTGGGTAATACTCATGTCTGTAAAAGTAAAGGTGAACGTGAAAATTCGAGGAGTAAGTTATGTCGGAAAGGAGTTGATGATCATAGAAAGTTGAATATGTTGAAAGGACCTAAGAAATCTTTTGAGCATGATAGAAGCAAGAAGAAATTAGAAGTTTCTACTGCCATAGTTGAAGGCAGCCTTAAGGAGGGCAAGGCACATGATGGAGATAAGGCTCCTGATAAACAAGGTTCTAAAGAAGGATTCATTGCAAAACGAAAACAGCAACGTGAAGCTGTTGATGCTATTCTCTATTCTGCCCTCATTCCCTCGAAGTCCGTGGGATCATCCAAGCCCTTGCCTACCAAAAGACCTCGTTCTCCTGCTTCAAGCGGAACTGCTGGCATTGAACCGCCAAAGACGGAAAAAG TTAAACAGGAATCCTCAACGAGCGCATTGCATGATCAGACCCGTCGGCATCGCAGTAGAAAAGACAAATCTACTAACAACTTCAGATGA